The following are encoded together in the Echeneis naucrates chromosome 9, fEcheNa1.1, whole genome shotgun sequence genome:
- the sfrp1a gene encoding secreted frizzled-related protein 1a, with protein sequence MRSVWRMILVVVSACKASEYEYLSWKSDAYNGGRSYGKPPQCVDIPDDLRLCHNVGYNQMLLPSLLEHETMAEVKQQASSWVPLVHKNCHPGTQVFLCSLFAPVCLERPIYPCRWLCEAVRDGCTPIMEAFGFPWPEMLTCDKFPQDDVCIAMTQPNATVATKPTGYSPICPPCDNEMKTDAMLEHMCASEFAFKAKIKEVKRENMDRKVILQKRKKMLKAGNLKKKDLKKLVLYLKNGADCPCQQLDNLGNQYLIMGRRVDAQYLLTGIHKWDKSSKEFKKAIKKLKTYKCPAFENVFK encoded by the exons atgagGTCGGTCTGGAGAATGATCTTGGTTGTGGTGTCGGCGTGCAAAGCGTCCGAGTACGAGTACCTGAGCTGGAAGTCGGACGCTTACAACGGCGGACGCAGCTATGGCAAACCCCCGCAGTGCGTGGACATCCCGGACGACCTGCGGCTCTGTCACAACGTGGGCTACAACCAGATGCTGCTGCCCAGCCTGCTTGAGCATGAGACCATGGCGGAGGTAAAGCAGCAGGCCAGCAGCTGGGTACCCCTGGTGCACAAGAACTGCCACCCAGGCACGCAAGTCTTCCTTTGCTCGCTCTTTGCGCCCGTGTGTCTGGAGCGGCCCATCTATCCGTGCCGCTGGCTTTGCGAGGCCGTGCGGGACGGCTGCACCCCCATCATGGAGGCGTTTGGCTTCCCCTGGCCCGAGATGCTCACCTGTGACAAGTTCCCCCAAGACGATGTGTGCATCGCCATGACGCAGCCCAACGCCACCGTAGCCACCAAGCCCACTG GTTATTCTCCCATCTGCCCTCCATgtgacaatgaaatgaaaacagatgccATGCTGGAACACATGTGTGCCAGCGAGTTTG CTTTCAAGGCCAAGATCAAGGAGGTGAAGCGGGAAAACATGGACCGCAAGGTGATCTtgcagaagagaaagaagatgtTGAAAGCAGGCAACCTGAAGAAGAAGGACTTGAAGAAGCTGGTGTTGTACTTGAAGAATGGTGCAGATTGCCCGTGCCAGCAGCTTGACAACCTGGGGAACCAGTATCTTATCATGGGCCGCAGGGTGGATGCACAGTATCTCCTCACAGGCATCCACAAGTGGGACAAGTCCAGTAAAGAGTTCAAAAAGGCCATCAAGAAACTCAAGACCTACAAATGTCCCGCCTTTGAGAATGTCTTCAAATAA